Genomic segment of Drosophila biarmipes strain raj3 chromosome 2L, RU_DBia_V1.1, whole genome shotgun sequence:
GCATAGAGTCAGCAGCTGGGGTGGCTGCAAGGaggcgggggcgggggcgggccGGGATAAGCaaatgcaacagcaacagactGCTGGCTCTCATTATGTGTAATGGCTGTAGCAACATCATCAACGGCCagtaaacaacaacaaaggcggcacaactgcagcaacaacgacaacaactGCTGTCAGGGAGTCCGAAATGACAACAATGCGCCAAAAAGGAGGAAGTCATGAATGCAATCTACCTGCACGCTGCCGCCCGATTCCGAAAGGAATGAAAAGCCAGCGGAAAGCAAAGGAAAAGCAGAGGAAAAGCTGCTGCCAGCAGTTACTTACTGCCgctggcagcagcagtggcaacaacaaaggccGGCACCGAATACCCGTAATGGGAAATATGATCCGGAGTTGCAAAACATGGCTGCGAAAGGATCTCGGATGAATGTCACAACTCTGGCTCGTCCCCGAGCTCATTATAAAAGGCATACACTGCgaattattgtttgtgtttaaGTACATAATAGCGAGTTGTGAAATCTCTATCTCTAGCTTTTAAGAAGTCTTATGAAGTCACATACTTTATAATCTCTCTGtttatataaaatgaaaactgcCTAGGAAAATTAAACGAATTCTAATAGCTCCTTAGCTCCACCCCTACTCCccaattttgtaatattatatACTTGGCTTGAAATAAACCTAATTCGGAAGCCAACCGATAAGACCTTGGGTTGGCCAAAGCACTTTATTTTAAGATAGTTTCTGTAATAGCCTGTGGATAGGAGGAAAACTAATCGATACCGTCTCCCCTTCTTTATAATTCCAGCATGGACTTCACGTGTCTGTTCTGCTGCAGCCTGGCCTTCGTCCTATATCTGAACACCCTGAACGCTGGCTTCGTCTACGACGACAGGTAAGGGTCCTTATGCCTGAGAAATCGGGCGGGGAAACGCTCAAGCTTCCAGGCAAATTTATTAAAGTTGCGATAGCATAGCCTGAATTGCGTTACATTACAAAAACTAGAGGGGGGAGGGAAAGTGGACTGGGGAAAGTCGCCTGCGGCATGCCTTGATGCTGCAATGGAATTCCAGTGGTGCTTAAAATCGAATTtcagcccacacacacacagacccCCGGCTGCTCCACCGACTTTATGCGGCATTAGAGTGGCATTTGTTTATGTGAACCACTGGCGGTGGGACAGGTGGAGAGCTGGGACTGGCGGCTTTGGGGTGGTTCGGTGGCCACCTCATCGGCCTTTGCCATGATATACGAGCTGCTGGCACCGCCGTCGCCGTTGTCACGAACACCCGGCCAAAATCCTGCAAAAGTCCGCCTGCCGTGCGTGCAGAGAGTGCACAGGTGGTGGAGCAGAAATACCGGAGGAGCCAATGGAGGAGCAGGGGCTCGGGCGGAGCAGGACTCCCGCCAAAGACCAAAATGCAAGTCCTGGTACGAAGCAGTGTGTTTGTGTGGGAAAAGCCAACAGGATACCACTCGATGATGTTGGTTATGTAGTAGAAGTCGTTCTCAGAATGCTAGCTGCCTCTACTCCCGTGCACTGGGAACAATGAAAAGCAGAAAAAGACTGATTACAACCCATACATTAAATTCTGAAGCTGAAATAAAaagcgaattcttcagaagGGCTTCTTACTTGAAAGATTTCAAAGTCAAAGTAAAGCGCGAATTCTTAGTAGTACATTTGCACCTGtaaatttgtatactttttggAAAGTGCAGTTTCAGATGCCTTGTGACCGGATGCCGACGATGCCATCAATGACAACGCCGAGACGCAGCCATTTGGCCCTACCTTGGCTTAACTTCGGCACAAAATATACACAATAAATGCATGGGCAGTTGTGGGTAAAATCCTTAATGACTGGACTTTCGCTTCATCCTTTTTTCACGTGGCAAAAGGGTCCCACAGAagaacttaatttaaaatgtgcggctgaagaattcgcgttttaaTGTAGGAATTTACCCTTAAAGGTGGAAAATCACCAAGTGCTTAAGAAAGTtctcttaaataattttacttaaagCCAAGAACAGAAAACTGTTGATTTGCCCGGATATTGTCTGTTGGTCTGAACTGTGTTTCTTATATCTGCCTTCCCTTTGCAGGCGCGCCATCCTGGCGAACGCGGATGTCTCGGGCGGAACTCCCTGGCAGCGGAGCCTCTCGAACGACTTCTGGGGCACTCCGCTGACGGACAGTGGGTCCCACGGCTCGTGGCGACCGCTGTGCGTGCTCAGCTTCCGGCTGAACTATCTCATCGGCGGAGGATTTGCGCCGTGGGGCTTCCACCTGGTCAACAATCTGCTCCATTGTGTGGCCACCGCCTTGGTGGTGCGGGTGGCCCGAACGCTTTTGGTCTCCGTGTGGGCGGTTCTCGCCGCCGGCGCCCTCTTCGCCGCGCACCCGATTCACACGGAGGCGGTGGCCGGTGTGGTGGGCAGGGCTGATGTGGCCGCCTGCGTGTGTTACCTGCTCACGTACCTCAGCTACCTGCGTCACATGAGGTGGCGCGAGTCCGGGGATCCCCGCCAGTGGCTGGCCCTGGGAGCCACCTTGCTCCTGGCCCTGGCCGGTCTGCTCTGCAAGGAGACAGCCATCACGGCGCTGCTGGTCTGCGCACTCTTCGACGTGATGCGTGGACTCAGTGGAACGGTGGACAAGGTGAGTCGCCCCCTGAgttgaatatatttactttcgTAGTTTTAGTGATATCAAAAACAGACTTTAtaattgattgattttttataCCTTCATTCCAATCATCATAACCCTTAACATTCTGAGTATCagtatatatttagtttaataaattttttctcTTCTACAGCAACGTCTTAGATCCGTGTGCATCGTAATTGGAGCCCTGTGCTGCGGGGCTTACTGCCGCCTCGTTATTGTTCCAGGACCGCAGACGGCCTTCTCCAGTGCGGACAACCCGATCGCGAGGACTCCCTCCGGATGGACAAGACTGCTGACCTTCCTCTACCTGCCCGTCTTCAATCTGCGCCTGCTGCTCCAGCCGAACGTGCTGAGCTTCGACTGGGGCATGGATGCCCTGCCAAGGGTCACATCTCTGTGGGATCGCCGTAATGCCCAGTCGGGCTGTTTCTACTCGGTTTTGGTGGGCGTGGCGTGGCGCAGCTGTAGGCAGTTGCTAAGCGGGCCAAGCAAGGAGGTTACCACCAGTGGAGTGTCCTCCTTTCCGCAGTATCACATCCAAAAAGTGGCCAGTCGCAAGTCCCGCTCCAAGCGCAAGCGAATGGCCAACAATAGCAGCAAGTACCAAGCCTTTGAGGCAGCCTATCACCATCAGCAGGATGGATCGCTTCCATGTCGCGattgcaacaacaacaatagcagTGGCTATGTCTACGAGGGGAGTTCCCACGTTTCGAATCAAGCCCCAACCCAAAGCCCTCACCTCGTGTCTTCCGCCTTCCGCGGCtcccgcagcagcagcagttgcagcaatAGCACAAATAGCTCCAGTTCCAGCTCGAGCTCCTCCTCGAGTTCGAGTTCTAGTAGCTCCAGTTCGAGTGGGAACTTTCGGAGCTCCCCGAAAGATTACGCGCTGGAGGGGATGTCACCGGGGAATCGGCATGCCTGCGTGCTCATCATGTCGCTTAGTTTCCTGGTCCTGCCCTTCCTGCCTGCCAGTAATCTCCTCTTCTACGTGGGATTTGTTGTAGCGGAACGACTTCTATACCTTCCCAGCGTGGGATTTTGTCTTCTGGTGGGCTATGGCGTCTCCAAACTGATGGCCAGCAATCAGAGAACCCGCATTACCCTACTACTGAGCTTCAGTGTCCTTTTGGCCGCCATGAGTCTGCGGACTTTGAGAAGGAACGCCGATTGGCGGGATGAGGAGAGCCTCTACCGCAGCGCCATTGCCATCAATCCGCCAAAGGGTAAGTGCTCCTACTGAAACTCTTCCAGCCGAATCGCCAGCTAATTTGATTTGGCTTTTTAGCGTTGGGCAATCTGGGCAGCGTACTCAGCTCTCAGGGTCGATATGAGGAGGCCAAACAGGTCCTGCAGGAGGCCATTCGGTACAGGCCCAACATGGCGGATGTGCACTTTAATCTGTGAGTAACCAATAACACATAGCTTGGAGCACTTAGCGACCAGTTCGTGAACAATTAGAGTGCCTCGTTCCAGGGTCAGGAGAAATATGTTCCCTTTGGGAAGTTAGTGGTATTTGGAAAATAAGCATATTATTTCCAAGAATTTGTTTTTGCattcttaataataaatttaaaaaagtattacttaattttaaaattttgaaagacCCACCTTTATTAAACTCATAAAACTGTTAGGGTTTTTTCTAGCAAAAAAACCGGAACTGGCCTCATTAAGTTGCCCACCCACATGTGCCAGGCAAAAGAGATGCGATAAATGGCAGCCATTTCCATTATCTTTTCATGCGTTCGCCACCCACAGCAGGCACCAAGTTTCCAGCCCCCTGAAAACCCTTCGGTTGGGTGCGCATTTAGCGCGGCCATTTTATGCAGCGCAGCATCCCAGTTATGAGACTCCGTCCCCGAGAAGGCAATACAATGCCGAACAAGCTGTCAAATGAAGcccatttccttttttccctTTCGCGCTACCCGAGACACGCACCAATCCTCCGAGTCGCCATGCGACTGCATCCTTCGACTCGTTTTCCCATTTGTGTCCTGCTCAGGGCATTTGCGTGCCGCTGCAGAAACTATGCGCATTTCGTGATGcatgcactgggagaaacgAAAGAAGTCGTTTCGAGACGGGAATATTGGCTAAAACATATTAAGCGTTTCCGGTTTTCGGATTCCAAGAGTTAGACTGTTGAATAGCTTAGAAAATAGATTGATGTTCATTTCATCTCTTAGAACTATAAAACGGTCTTAATGCATTTTACTAAGCTGTTACGGCTTTTTCTCGTGTACCATCCAGGATGCTCGACAAAAGTCCTTAGCGTTCACACTCTCTCCGTCCGATTGTACGTCCTTCTGTCCCTCTGTCAACGTCTGACAAAGTCTGTAAGCGTGCTCTGTTCTCCTCAGATCCTTCTGTTTGGTATAGTACTCTGTGTTTTGTCTGTTGTCTGGTCGCATTGCATTTTTGCTCATTGCGCATATTTCACAGCAGCGACGCGATGCGACATAAAACGGGACAGAACAGAAGGAaaagccagcagcaggagTGGAAAAACGGAAATACAAAACACAAAGCTGGAAAAAAGCGAGCGAAAGAAGGAAAAGTGAGCGCGGAGTTGCGCTTTGAATATTCAGTGCGTCATTTCGGGTTTTCCTTTTTACCGCCTGTCTGTCAACGTCAGGCGGCTTGTCGCAAGCCAGATTATTGCTTGTACTAACCCCGATTCCCAACTCCCTCGGCCCAGGCTAATGCCACGGTCCTCAAGTCAATGGTTCAGAATCAGGTCACAACCGCTAGGGCTGCCATTATGTGTGTCCTGTGCTCTGTATCCTGTGTGGAAACCCTTCAACAGGCTGCCTGCAAAACGAGCCGAGGCGCTAATCGAAAATCAATGTTGGCTGCCTCAACCGCAGCAGCCAGTTTCCCCCAGTTTTCGCAGCAATCCTGCGGATATACATCTCCGAACATACATTATTTACTGCGATCAAATCATCAATAGCAATGCTCGCGGCGCTGTCGCTTGCTTGACTGATTGCCATCTCCCCAAAGTCCCGAGTCCCCACACATTCCCACATGTCCTCCAGAACCAGCAAACACCGATACCAGCAAATCACTGAGCTgtataatttgattttttactttACCCAACGTCAAACATTCGTGATTTTATTGTTGGCTTGGTCGTGCTGCTGCACTTGTTGTGGTTCGCATTCGAATGGGAAGAGTGAAAAGGACCCTCTGTGCTTTCCTTTTACCCGCGAGCTGGTTGCGGAAAAGTGCAAGGCAGTTGCTGCTTTAAGAGCCAGCTGCTTGGCAGTAGCAAACTAATTACATAAATCCAAGTACACCTAGGAAAAAGGCGGTAAAAATTGGCGATAAGGCTAGTTTGTACTTAACTGAATTAAAGTTGAACTATTTAATGACTAAGCAAACTAAAAGTAGAGATGCCTTTACCTAAATATTGCTTAAGTATTTAAGTATATTttagtatctttaaattttgcTCAGTGATATAGTAGTTGCTCTCCTGAGTAGCAACCCTCCAGGCACTCGACCTGTCAGGCCCCGGGGAATCCAAAAGAGGCCAGTCTCTCCGGTTTAGGCGCTCTAATTAGATCACGAGAGCCGGACAAGTTCAGTCTATTAATGTCAACACTTTCACTCTCGCTTCAGGGGCATCCTGCACCAGAATCAGCAGGCCTATCCCGCAGCTGTCGAGTGCTTTCAGCGCGCCATCAAGTTTCGACCGAATCTGGCGGGTGAGTTTCGAGTTGGTACCTTTGGCGTGGAGTAGATTACTGATGACATTCCCCACCCTGCAGTGGCCTACCTCAACCTGGGCATATCATTCATAGCGCTGGGCAAGCGCCAGCAGGCCATAGAAATTCTGCAGGCGGGCTCCAATTTGGATGGGGCCTCGGTTCGCGATCGAGGAGCCCATGATCAGGCCCGCAGCTCTGCCTACTTGCAGCTGGGCGCCCTCTACGTGGAGCAGGGAAAACTCCAGCGAGCGCTGGCCATCTATCGGGAGGCCCTGTCCTCGCTGCCAGGGTTGCCACAGCAGCGGGAAGTCCTCTACCAGCGAATCGGGGATGTCCTTGGGCGCCTGCAGCAGTGGGACGAGGCGGAGCGACACCATCGAGCAGCCCTCGAACTGCAGCCCAACCAGGTGGCCGCCCACCTGTCCTACGGCATCACACTGGCCAGAAATGTAGGTGTTCCATCATAGGCACGGGCTCCGAGCTACTTGGGAGCATTTCTAAATTCGTATCTTTTATCCTTGCAGAGCAGCCGAGCCTCTGAGGCAGAGCTGTGGTTCAAGCGAGCCTTGCAGCTGGCACCCGAGCAAGCCAGCGTCTACCATCATTATGGTGAGTACTGATAgtatttaacattttgtttacGCATTTTACGATCCAAGGATCGAATGAATACCTTAATATTTAACTATCATAcaggaaaatcaattttaaactCGAGCTTTCACCCCTATTTGTAGCCGAATTCCTGTCGCTGCAGTCGCGACATCATGAGTCCGCTATCTACCATAGAAGAGCCGCCGAGTTGGCGCCCAACGACTATGCCCTGGTGGTGGCAGCTGCCACCGCGATGCGAATGCTGGACAGGAAAGTGGAGGCAGAGCTGTGGTACAGAAAGGTGAGTCTGCTGATCGAGAAACACTTTCCAAATGAACTTCTTTTTAAGTCACATGTTCGTTCATTCCAGGCTGTGGCTCTAAGACCAGACGATGCCCATGCTCACACCAATCTGGGGGCTATTCTGCATCTTCTGGGACGGACGAATCACGCGGCTGCCAGTTATAAGGCGGCCCTGCGACTTCAGCCCGGAGACGCCATCACGCTGGGCAACCTGGCCAAGCTGGGCGTTACGAATGTCTAGCAATTGTAGTGGTCGCTATAGCCAACCAGCTAATGATTAAGTTAATAAGCCACAGAGCCgagatatttttatatggaAATGCGGAGCTGGAGAAAGCGTTAGATAACTCTACAGAATTTATACAAAGGACTTcgatacatatgtatatcattTAGCAGCTGGCAGCCGTGTAAATATCCAAGCAGCGACCAAGGAACGTCACAAAATATAGATAGAGATACCGAAACGGAGCAGACAAAGATTGagctacagatacagatggaATCAGTGGAGAAGCGACAGAGAgaacaataattaaaatatctaaCTGTTAAGGGAACGAGTTACTGTACAGCTATAGAAGCAGGTTGGATCCGTGGGAACGATGATTGGGTAACTACTCGTAATGTGCTTAAAATATCCGTGTAAATTACTGTAAATATGAGACACCCGCACGGCAAGTGCTTGGGTCAGATTATTgactatatatatacaatatgaCTTGGCTTCTCGAGATTGTTTTGTCCGATGTGTGTACATTTTAGTTAAGCAAATAAAGATACCAATAAAGAAATGTATGGATTGTATAAAGATATGGCAAGgagaatatataataaaaccaaatgaaTTGAAGTGAATTGATTGAAGTGAAGATTTACTGGGCTTGGGAGGTGTTAGTTATATAAATTCCGAAGGAGTCGTAACCCGTAAGCCTGCTCAGTGGCACATTCCTTCCATAATTACAACCGCTTTGGCCAATGCACTCAAGCTAAGCTCCCCTTGCAGGGCATTTGAGCAGCCAAGGGAAATATTTTCAGTGCTCAACGGCTTAGATTCAACTCTTCCCCGCTGCCCGCTACTGTCCCTACCCACTCGACTGCTCCTTCTCCGAGATGAGCCCAAGTACAAACACAATCAATGTCAGAATTTTCGACCCAAGTCGAAGACGAAGACGGCAAGGGCGCCACTTAAGCCGTGGGCGACCACAACAGGAAGTAAGGCGCTGTGTCTCCTGGCAAGCAAATCGCAGGATTATGAATTACAATATACCCGAGTGCTCCTTGCTGCAGTCATAATATTGCCACAGCTAATGCCACGTCTAAATGGCCGGCTTGGCAAGCAGTCCGGATTCTAATTCCTCCCGGCCGCCCGGCAAGATGCTGCCGACCGATAAAGGTGATGACTTTTGACATCCGGGAGGAGCAAGTGCACTTCAGAGAGCACCACCAATTGGTTTGGCAAGTCGAGTGGTGGCTGCTTGCCCGCCAGCGGGCGCAGAACGTGCCCAAGAGCGAATAAATGAATGTATCAGACAGTCGGAGTCACTTTGTCCGTCACCCAGTCAGTTGCCCGTCAAACCGTCAACCCGTCACTCCTGTGGGTAACGAGGAACGAGGGCGAAGCATCCTCCTCCAAAAGAGTGTCATGTTGCCGGAGCCACTTTGTTGCAGGGGGACGACTACTACTGCCACTAAATGCGCTCGTTCCTGAGAGCTGCTCACTAATTGCAGACGCCTCCGACTGCTCCAGTTCCCTCCTCCTTCTCCAGTCAGCACCTATCATCCGGGCTTCTTACAAAGTGACTCGTTAGCTTTGTGGGCCAGCCACTGGGTGGCAAGAACTGGCGTTCAGTGCGCTAATTACTGACAGCCTCAGCGGCGAGTGCTCGGATTTATGACAAGACATCGTCAGCGTCGATGGCTCCACTGGCCACTTAGGCCAGAGAATGAACCAGATCCCAGGCATCGTTGGTTGGGTTTCGTCTGAGTGGGCATCGACCAGACTGAATGAGCAGTGACCACTGCTCTACAAGAAACTACcctgtaaaaatattaatgtagataaattcattaaaaaaataaatatgcaacaaAGTAACATAACAGTACATCTGTAAAGTCAGGATCTGATGATCTAAGTTCTGTAGTATGGAAATGCGGGTTTAGGTAAactatcttaaaatatttaatattttggttttattaaaaattaatttgtagaAAGTCTGTTTGTAAAGCGATAATAATGGGTCTTAGCAAGAGACCAACACCGATTTTAGTAGTTTCCGATACTTCAGTAAATCTTCTTTTTCTCTTAAAGTCCTTCCTTAATACAGCTATAGGGTAATTGGAGGCTTTGTCGGACAATGGGTTGGACCTGCTTTATAGAGCAGGAGGTTGGTTGGGGTCTCAGGAGTGTGGACTATTCAGGGGGAAAGGACAGAGGGCCCACCTGCCAAGTGCAGCAACAGACGCAGCTAATTCGAGCTAATTATGGCCTGGGGCTGTGTGAACTGAAGACGACAGCCGACAAAAAAGCTTACACAATGTTTGATATGTGTAAAGCTGGGGGAGTGGTCATGCCGCTCCCACTggacaacaaaagcaaaatcgctttggtatttttatgttttaattgtGGCTTACGTTTGATTTGGCCAAAGGGCAAATGCTCACAAAATACAACGGCCATGACAGGCGcaaaaaacaaaggcaaacaaacataCGGGTGGCGGTGGTGCGGGGGAGAAGCACTTTTATTTACAAGTGGGTGATGGCAGATCCGAAATCATTTGTTATTTGCACATTTGCCAAAAGTAGGAAAAACTTTGCTGGCCGCTCTTGCTTCTAAACCGTTTTTGATGAGGGTCGCCATGGGAATACGGCATAGCATAGGCAGGGGGTGGTCTGGTGGGTCAGGGGCGAAAGGTCGGAGGTCGGAGGGAGACCTGCAAATGCTCCCGCCTGACCACTTCGGTCAACTCCAAAAGTTTAACCATAGTGGGGAGCGGACAATGCTGGTGCAGCCCAAGGCCAGAGGTTCAGTAGTTGCTCATACAGCATGTGTGTTCCGAGTTGGGAAGTTTTCACACAAATTTTCTCTACAAAAATGTATGTTCATACGTTAAATAAAATACGGAACCTTTTTGAGAATTCCTCTAAATTGCTATAATATGACTGGCACCTATAGGAACCTAATTTCTTAAAAGTGTTACAAGATAAGTACCGGTATACTTACTGGATGATAAAAGGCATTTTCCAGCATGGTCTGCACAATGCCCTAGGCCAAGTCTATAGAGATTTAAGTAATTCCCACTTTCCTCGCCAGCTTTGAAATACGAGACAATTGCGACTTCTGATGTGCAGCCTGTGCAAAGGGAAATGGGCTAATTAGCGAAAGTACGCAACACTTTCGTGAGC
This window contains:
- the LOC108029188 gene encoding protein O-mannosyl-transferase TMTC2, which produces MPSLEPWLGGDSCSWLGMLRLRLHKSNMDFTCLFCCSLAFVLYLNTLNAGFVYDDRRAILANADVSGGTPWQRSLSNDFWGTPLTDSGSHGSWRPLCVLSFRLNYLIGGGFAPWGFHLVNNLLHCVATALVVRVARTLLVSVWAVLAAGALFAAHPIHTEAVAGVVGRADVAACVCYLLTYLSYLRHMRWRESGDPRQWLALGATLLLALAGLLCKETAITALLVCALFDVMRGLSGTVDKQRLRSVCIVIGALCCGAYCRLVIVPGPQTAFSSADNPIARTPSGWTRLLTFLYLPVFNLRLLLQPNVLSFDWGMDALPRVTSLWDRRNAQSGCFYSVLVGVAWRSCRQLLSGPSKEVTTSGVSSFPQYHIQKVASRKSRSKRKRMANNSSKYQAFEAAYHHQQDGSLPCRDCNNNNSSGYVYEGSSHVSNQAPTQSPHLVSSAFRGSRSSSSCSNSTNSSSSSSSSSSSSSSSSSSSSGNFRSSPKDYALEGMSPGNRHACVLIMSLSFLVLPFLPASNLLFYVGFVVAERLLYLPSVGFCLLVGYGVSKLMASNQRTRITLLLSFSVLLAAMSLRTLRRNADWRDEESLYRSAIAINPPKALGNLGSVLSSQGRYEEAKQVLQEAIRYRPNMADVHFNLGILHQNQQAYPAAVECFQRAIKFRPNLAVAYLNLGISFIALGKRQQAIEILQAGSNLDGASVRDRGAHDQARSSAYLQLGALYVEQGKLQRALAIYREALSSLPGLPQQREVLYQRIGDVLGRLQQWDEAERHHRAALELQPNQVAAHLSYGITLARNSSRASEAELWFKRALQLAPEQASVYHHYAEFLSLQSRHHESAIYHRRAAELAPNDYALVVAAATAMRMLDRKVEAELWYRKAVALRPDDAHAHTNLGAILHLLGRTNHAAASYKAALRLQPGDAITLGNLAKLGVTNV